Proteins encoded within one genomic window of Pygocentrus nattereri isolate fPygNat1 chromosome 11, fPygNat1.pri, whole genome shotgun sequence:
- the LOC108438832 gene encoding protocadherin gamma-A11-like isoform X19 — protein MFFFVSQRKMSDRTMARQVLLFMCLLSLGSVRGQVSYSIPEEMPKGSLVGNIAQDLGLDLKRLKSGKARIYTGDSAEYIELNKERGVLLIRERIDREALCGQTTPCALHFQITLENPIELFRVTVEITDTNDNAPSFKNNEKRFEISESAVVGSKFVLEKAIDADIGINGLQRYSLTPTDHFNLKLDSQIDGTKKVEMVLQKPLDREKQENMSLLLTAIDGGEPQMSGTVQIHVTVLDANDNAPVFTKPVYKAIITENSAKGSSLTRVSASDADKGPNGHVSYMISNTDAVSEMFSINENGDVFLIGQIDYEKGTNYQIDIEAIDNGGLSDSSKIVVDVIDINDNSPTINIISLSTSIPENSPPSTIIAMMSINDRDSGENGQVSCLIADNIPYAIKSTASGFYSIVTESNLDRERETGYNISVICADEGSPSLSSSVTLSLKISDVNDNAPVFERSSYEASIPENNTPGLSIFTVRARDADWNQNARVSYILEDSSINGVPVSSYVSVSADSGVIHAVRSFDYEQIKDFQFRVIAQDGGSPPLSSNVSVKIIIQDQNDNAPQVLYPVQTGGSVVAEMVPRSADVGYLVSKVVAVDVDSGQNAWLSYKLQKATDRALFEVGVQNGEIRTVRQVTDKDAVKQKLTVVVEDNGQPSRSATVNINVAVADSFPEVLSEFTDFTHDKDYNDNLTFYLVLALAVVSFLFIVSIIAIMSVKCYRWRRERMFYKSGANLPVIPYYPPLYADVGGTGTLQHVYNYEVCRTTDSRKSDLKYARPSSESIISFDTSGTHTLTHEQRGKPNIKDNSDNQT, from the exons atgttttttttcgtGTCGCAGAGGAAAATGTCGGACAGAACAATGGCGCGGCAAGTACTGCTGTTTAtgtgtctcctctctctcggtTCAGTGCGCGGACAGGTCAGTTACTCCATTCCTGAGGAAATGCCCAAAGGATCTTTAGTCGGTAACATAGCGCAGGATTTAGGTTTAGATTTAAAGAGACTGAAATCGGGAAAAGCTCGTATTTACACTGGAGACAGCGCTGAATACATCGAGCTGAATAAAGAGAGGGGGGTCCTCCTTATCAGAGAGAGAATAGACCGAGAAGCGCTGTGCGGACAGACAACGCCTTGTGCTCTACATTTCCAGATTACATTGGAAAACCCAATTGAGCTGTTTAGGGTGACCGTCGAAATTACAGATACAAACGACAACGCTCCGAGCTTTAAAAATAACGAGAAACGATTTGAAATAAGCGAGTCTGCCGTTGTTGGATCAAAATTTGTGCTGGAGAAAGCCATAGATGCAGACATTGGTATTAATGGTCTGCAGAGATATAGTTTAACACCGACCgatcattttaatttgaagCTGGACAGTCAGATTGATGGTACTAAAAAGGTTGAAATGGTTTTACAAAAACCGCTTGACCGTGAAAAGCAGGAGAATATGTCTTTGTTGTTGACAGCTATAGATGGCGGAGAGCCACAGATGTCTGGAACCGTTCAGATTCATGTTACTGTTCTCGATGCCAATGACAATGCCCCCGTTTTCACAAAACCAGTGTATAAAGCTATTATAACGGAAAATTCTGCTAAAGGGTCATCACTGACCAGGGTAAGCGCTTCAGATGCGGACAAAGGACCAAACGGACACGTTAGTTATATGATATCTAATACAGATGCTGTGTCAGAAATGTTCAGCATAAATGAAAACGGTGATGTCTTTTTGATTGGCCAAATTGACTATGAAAAAGGAACGAATTATCAAATTGATATCGAGGCCATAGATAATGGTGGATTGTCTGACTCCAGCAAAATTGTTGTGGACGTGATTGATATCAATGACAACAGCCCGACAATTAATATAATATCGCTGTCAACTTCAATACCAGAAAATTCGCCTCCTAGTACTATTATAGCTATGATGAGCATCAATGATCGAGATTCAGGAGAAAATGGGCAGGTGTCATGCCTCATAGCTGATAATATCCCTTATGCAATCAAATCAACAGCTTCAGGATTTTACAGTATTGTAACCGAAAGTAATttagaccgagagagagagactggttaTAATATCAGTGTGATCTGCGCTGATGAGgggtctccgtctctctccagCAGCGTCACTCTCTCCTTAAAGATATCAGATGTGAATGATAACGCTCCTGTGTTTGAGAGGAGCTCATATGAGGCCTCCATTCCAGAAAATAACACACCGGGTCTCTccatattcacagtcagagcCAGAGACGCAGACTGGAACCAGAATGCGCGAGTCTCCTACATACTGGAGGACTCGTCGATTAACGGAGTGCCCGTCTCCTCTTACGTATCTGTCAGCGCTGATAGCGGCGTTATCCATGCAGTGCGCTCTTTTGACTACGAGCAGATCAAAGATTTCCAGTTCCGCGTAATAGCGCAAGATGGAGGCTCCCCTCCTCTCAGCAGCAATGTCAGTGTGAAGATCATCATTCAGGACCAGAACGACAACGCGCCTCAGGTTCTGTATCCAGTCCAGACTGGGGGCTCTGTGGTGGCTGAAATGGTGCCTCGTTCAGCAGATGTGGGCTATCTTGTGAGTAAAGTGGTGGCTGTTGATGTGGACTCTGGACAGAACGCCTGGCTCTCATATAAACTGCAGAAAGCCACAGACAGGGCGCTGTTTGAAGTGGgcgtccagaatggagaaataAGAACTGTGCGCCAAGTGACCGATAAAGATGCCGTGAAGCAGAAGCTCACTGTTGTAGTGGAGGACAACGGGCAGCCCTCTCGTTCAGCTACGGTCAATATTAACGTGGCGGTGGCGGACAGTTTCCCTGAAGTGCTCTCGGAGTTCACTGACTTTACGCACGACAAGGATTACAACGATAATCTGACTTTTTATCTAGTCTTGGCCTTGGCTGTAGTTTCATTCCTCTTTATCGTCTCCATCATCGCCATAATGTCAGTCAAATGCTACAGATGGAGACGTGAGCGGATGTTTTATAAATCAGGTGCCAATCTGCCAGTTATTCCATATTATCCTCCCCTTTACGCAGACGTAGGAGGGACGGGGACTTTACAGCATGTGTATAATTATGAGGTCTGCAGAACGACTGACTCCAGAAAGAGTGATCTGAAATATGCCAGACCTTCCAGTGAGAGCATCATTAGCTTTGACACTAGTGGAACACACACTCTGACGCATGAGCAGAGGGGAAAGCCGAATATAAAGGACAATTCTGATAACCAG ACGTAG
- the LOC119264400 gene encoding protocadherin gamma-A11-like: protein MDVLCSHIARNTGSISGVVRRLTRFLVLLVFVLTVARGQVRYSIPEEMNKGSVVGNIVQDLGLDVKRMKSGRARIFTEDSREYIGLNVDKGTLVVRERIDREELCAQVTPCSLHFQIILENPMELHRIDVEILDINDHAPVFARKEIHFDIRESAVPGARFSLDNARDPDVGLNALQRYTLNPTDHFTLKELSRNDGTKYVEMVLQTPLDREQQEEHKLILTAFDGGSPQKSGTVRITVVVIDANDNHPVFSQPVYRVSLPENTEKGRTLVIVSAADKDKGSNGEVTYSFSQSTGIEALNLFCIDSNTGEIKVNALLDYEKSKQYELNIEAIDNGGLTDTSKVLVEITDVNDNAPVISVISFSNPIPEDSAPETVIAMLNIKDIDSGKNGQVKCSVNSDLPFRIKSSSSNFYSLVTDQFLDREKVSEYNITIRATDEGSPSFSTNKTLQLKISDVNDNAPVFQRQFYTAYVMENNTPGVSIFAVTASDKDSGNNARISYFLEDVLVNGVSASTYISVHTESGEILAVRSFDYEQTKEFNIRVKAQDGGNPPLSSNVSVKIIIQDQNDNAPQVLYPVQTGGSVVAEMVPRSADVGYLVSKVVAVDVDSGQNAWLSYKLQKATDRALFEVGAQNGEIRTVRQVTDKDAVKQKLTVVVEDNGQPSRSATVNINVAVADSFPEVLSEFTDFTHIKDYNDNLTFYLVLALAVVSFLFIVSIIAILSVKCYRWRRERMFYKSGANLPVIPYYPPLYADVGGTGTLQHVYNYEVCRTTDSRKSDLKYARPSSESIISLDTSGTQTLTHVQKQKLNHDSEDQVRFSN, encoded by the coding sequence ATGGACGTCCTTTGTTCTCATATCGCCCGGAACACAGGCTCTATCTCTGGTGTTGTTCGACGGCTGACGCGGTTTCTCGTCCTGCTTGTCTTTGTTCTGACCGTTGCGCGCGGGCAGGTCCGTTACTCCATTCCTGAGGAGATGAATAAGGGCTCTGTTGTGGGGAATATCGTTCAGGATCTCGGTTTGGATGTTAAAAGAATGAAATCAGGTCGAGCGCGGATCTTCACGGAGGACAGTCGTGAGTACATCGGTCTAAATGTGGATAAAGGGACTCTggtagtgagagagaggatagatAGAGAGGAGCTGTGCGCCCAGGTCACTCCATGCTCCTTACATTTCCAGATCATTCTAGAAAACCCGATGGAGCTGCATAGAATTGATGTAGAAATCTTAGATATTAATGATCATGCTCCTGTTTTTGCAAGAAAGGAAATTCATTTTGATATAAGAGAGTCCGCCGTCCCTGGTGCTCGGTTTTCTTTAGACAATGCGCGTGACCCTGATGTAGGTTTAAACGCACTGCAGAGATACACTCTCAATCcaacagatcatttcactttGAAAGAATTATCTCGTAATGATGGAACAAAGTATGTTGAGATGGTCTTACAAACACCTTTAGACAGAGAACAACAAGAAGAGCACAAATTAATTCTGACAGCATTTGATGGAGGCTCTCCTCAGAAATCTGGAACAGTTAGAATAACCGTCGTTGTTATTGATGCAAACGACAATCATCCTGTATTCAGTCAGCCAGTTTACCGAGTGTCTCTGCCAGAAAATACCGAAAAAGGAAGAACACTGGTGATCGTAAGTGCTGCAGACAAAGATAAAGGGTCTAACGGTGAAGTGACATATTCATTTTCTCAAAGCACCGGAATTGAAGCCCTAAATTTGTTCTGTATCGATTCTAATACAGGGGAAATAAAAGTCAACGCTCTGTTGGATTATGAAAAATCTAAGCAGTACGAACTGAATATCGAAGCTATAGATAACGGTGGACTAACTGATACCAGTAAAGTGCTGGTGGAGATCACTGATGTTAATGACAATGCTCCTGTTATCAGTGTTATCTCTTTTTCCAATCCCATCCCAGAGGACTCCGCCCCGGAGACTGTCATAGCGATGCTCAATATTAAAGATATAGACTCCGGTAAAAACGGACAGGTTAAATGTTCAGTGAATTCAGATTTACCATTTCGCATCAAATCATCCTCCTCTAATTTCTATAGTTTGGTCACTGATCAGTTCTTGGATCGTGAGAAGGTTTctgaatataatataacaataaGAGCTACTGATGAGGGCTCACCTTCATTCTCTACTAATAAAACACTGCAGCTTAAAATATCTGATGTCAACGACAACGCCCCTGTGTTCCAGCGTCAGTTTTACACCGCTTATGTGATGGAAAATAACACACCTGGAGTGTCTATATTTGCAGTCACAGCAAGTGATAAAGACTCGGGTAACAATGCGCGCATTTCGTATTTTCTTGAGGATGTTCTCGTTAACGGAGTTTCAGCCTCCACTTATATTTCAGTTCATACTGAGAGCGGAGAGATTCTGGCTGTTCGTTCTTTTGATTACGAGCAAACAAAAGAGTTCAATATCCGCGTAAAAGCGCAGGACGGAGGAAACCCGCCTCTCAGTAGCAATGTGAGTGTGAAGATCATCATTCAGGACCAGAACGACAACGCGCCTCAGGTTCTGTACCCAGTCCAGACTGGGGGTTCTGTGGTGGCTGAAATGGTGCCTCGTTCAGCAGATGTGGGCTATCTTGTGAGTAAAGTGGTGGCTGTTGATGTGGACTCTGGACAGAACGCCTGGCTCTCATATAAACTGCAGAAAGCCACAGACAGGGCGCTGTTTGAAGTGGGCGCACAGAATGGAGAAATAAGAACTGTGCGCCAAGTGACCGATAAAGATGCCGTGAAGCAGAAGCTCACTGTTGTAGTGGAGGACAACGGGCAGCCCTCTCGTTCAGCTACGGTCAATATTAACGTGGCGGTGGCGGACAGTTTCCCTGAAGTGCTCTCGGAGTTCACTGACTTTACGCACATCAAGGATTACAACGACAACCTGACTTTCTATCTAGTCTTGGCCTTGGCTGTAGTTTCATTCCTCTTTATCGTCTCCATCATCGCCATACTGTCAGTCAAATGCTACAGATGGAGACGTGAGCGGATGTTTTATAAATCCGGTGCCAATCTGCCAGTTATTCCATATTATCCTCCCCTTTACGCAGACGTAGGAGGGACGGGGACTTTACAGCATGTGTATAATTACGAGGTCTGCAGAACGACTGACTCCAGGAAGAGTGATCTGAAATACGCCAGACCTTCCAGTGAGAGCATCATTAGCTTGGACACCAGTGGAACACAGACTCTCACGCATGTGCAGAAGCAAAAACTGAACCATGATTCAGAGGATCAGGTGAGATTTAGTAACTAG
- the LOC108438834 gene encoding protocadherin gamma-A11-like: MDVLCSHIARNTGSISGVVRRLTRFLVLLVFVLTVARGQVRYSIPEEMNKGSVVGNIVQDLGLDVKRLKSGRSRIFTEDSREYIGLNVDKGTLVVRERIDREELCAQVTPCSLHFQIILENPMELHRIDVEILDINDHAPVFDRKDISIEIKESMVSGSRFSLEIAHDPDVGQNTLQRYTLNPTDHFTLKELTHSDGTKYVEMVLQTPLDREQQEEHKLILTAFDGGSPQKSGTVKITVVVIDANDNPPVFSQPVYRVSLPENAPKSSLLVIVHATDKDKGANGEVTYSFSQSTRKAMEFFSIDPNTGDIRVNGLLDFEKSKQYDLNVEAMDNGGLTDTSKVLVEITDVNDNAPVISVISFSNPIPEDSAPETVIAMLNIKDIDSGKNGQVKCSVNSDLPFRIKSSSSNFYSLVSDQFLDREKVSEYNITIRATDEGSPSFSTNKTLQLKISDVNDNAPVFQRQSYTAYVTENNTPGVSIFAVTASDKDSGNNARISYFLEDVLVNGVSASTYISVHTESGEILAVRSFDYEQTKEFNIRVKAQDGGNPPLSSNVSVKIIIQDQNDNAPQVLYPVQTGGSVVAEMVPRSADVGYLVSKVVAVDVDSEQNAWLSYKLQKATDRVLFEVGAQNGEIRTVRQVTDKDAVKQKLTVVVEDNGQPSRSATVNINVAVADSFPEVLSEFTDFTQDKDYNDNLTFYLVLALAVVSFLFIVSIIAILSVKCYRWRRERMFYKSGANLPVIPYYPPLYADVGGTGTLQHVYNYEVCRTTDSRKSDLKYARPSSESIISLDTSGTQTLTHVQKQKLNHDSEDQVRFSN, translated from the coding sequence ATGGACGTCCTTTGTTCTCATATCGCCCGGAACACAGGCTCTATCTCTGGTGTTGTTCGACGGCTGACGCGGTTTCTCGTCCTGCTTGTCTTTGTTCTGACCGTTGCGCGCGGGCAGGTCCGTTACTCCATTCCTGAGGAGATGAATAAGGGCTCTGTTGTGGGGAATATTGTTCAGGATCTCGGTTTGGATGTTAAAAGATTGAAATCTGGTCGATCGCGGATCTTCACGGAGGACAGTCGTGAGTACATCGGTCTAAATGTGGATAAAGGGACTCTggtagtgagagagaggatagatAGAGAGGAGCTGTGCGCCCAGGTCACTCCATGCTCCTTACATTTCCAGATCATTCTAGAAAACCCGATGGAGCTGCATAGAATTGATGTAGAAATCTTAGATATTAATGATCATGCTCCTGTTTTTGATAGGAAAGACATCAGTATTGAAATTAAGGAATCTATGGTCTCAGGTTCGCGGTTTTCGTTGGAAATTGCGCATGATCCAGACGTAGGGCAGAATACACTGCAGAGATACACTCTTAATCcaacagatcatttcactttGAAAGAATTAACTCATAGTGATGGCACCAAGTATGTTGAGATGGTCTTACAGACACCTTTAGACAGAGAACAACAAGAAGAGCACAAATTAATTCTGACAGCATTTGATGGAGGCTCTCCTCAGAAATCTGGAACAGTTAAAATAACCGTCGTTGTTATTGATGCAAACGACAATCCTCCCGTGTTCAGTCAGCCAGTTTACCGAGTGTCTCTGCCAGAAAATGCTCCTAAGAGCAGTCTATTAGTGATTGTGCATGCtacagacaaagacaaaggagctAATGGTGAAGTCACGTATTCGTTTTCACAGAGCACTAGAAAAGCTATGGAatttttctccatagatccaaACACAGGAGACATTCGCGTAAATGGTCTGctagattttgaaaaatccaaACAGTACGACCTGAATGTCGAAGCTATGGATAACGGTGGACTAACTGATACCAGTAAAGTGCTGGTGGAGATCACTGATGTTAATGACAATGCTCCTGTTATCAGTGTTATCTCTTTTTCCAATCCCATCCCAGAGGACTCGGCCCCGGAGACTGTCATAGCGATGCTCAATATTAAAGATATAGACTCCGGTAAAAACGGACAGGTTAAATGTTCAGTGAATTCAGATTTACCATTTCGCATCAAATCATCCTCCTCTAATTTCTATAGTTTGGTCTCTGATCAGTTCTTAGATCGTGAGAAGGTTTctgaatataatataacaataaGAGCTACTGATGAGGGCTCACCTTCATTCTCTACTAATAAAACACTGCAGCTTAAAATATCTGATGTCAATGACAACGCCCCTGTGTTCCAGCGTCAGTCTTACACCGCTTATGTGACGGAAAATAACACACCTGGAGTGTCTATATTTGCAGTCACAGCAAGTGATAAAGACTCGGGTAACAATGCGCGCATTTCATATTTTCTTGAGGATGTTCTCGTTAACGGAGTTTCAGCCTCCACTTATATTTCAGTTCATACTGAAAGCGGAGAGATTCTGGCTGTTCGTTCTTTTGATTACGAGCAAACAAAAGAGTTCAATATCCGCGTAAAAGCGCAGGACGGAGGAAACCCGCCTCTCAGTAGCAATGTGAGTGTGAAGATCATCATTCAGGACCAGAACGACAACGCGCCTCAGGTTCTGTACCCAGTCCAGACTGGGGGCTCTGTGGTGGCTGAAATGGTGCCTCGTTCAGCAGATGTGGGCTATCTCGTGAGTAAAGTGGTGGCTGTTGATGTGGACTCTGAACAGAACGCCTGGCTCTCATATAAACTGCAGAAAGCCACAGACAGGGTGCTGTTTGAAGTGGGCGCACAGAATGGAGAAATAAGAACTGTGCGCCAAGTGACCGATAAAGATGCCGTGAAGCAGAAGCTCACTGTTGTAGTGGAGGACAACGGGCAGCCCTCTCGTTCAGCTACGGTCAATATTAACGTGGCGGTGGCCGACAGTTTCCCTGAAGTGCTCTCGGAGTTCACTGACTTTACGCAGGACAAGGATTACAACGATAACCTGACTTTCTATCTAGTCTTGGCCTTGGCTGTAGTTTCATTCCTCTTTATCGTCTCCATCATCGCCATACTGTCAGTCAAATGCTACAGATGGAGACGTGAGCGGATGTTTTATAAATCCGGTGCCAATCTGCCAGTTATTCCATATTATCCTCCCCTTTACGCAGACGTAGGAGGGACGGGGACTTTACAGCATGTGTATAATTATGAGGTTTGCAGAACGACTGACTCCAGAAAGAGTGATCTGAAATACGCCAGACCTTCCAGCGAGAGCATCATTAGCTTGGACACCAGTGGAACACAGACTCTCACGCATGTGCAGAAGCAAAAACTGAACCATGATTCAGAGGATCAGGTGAGATTTAGTAACTAG